One stretch of Geoalkalibacter ferrihydriticus DSM 17813 DNA includes these proteins:
- the der gene encoding ribosome biogenesis GTPase Der produces MPVVAIVGRPNVGKSTLFNRIFGRRKALVEDFPGVTRDRNYAEVTRFERPFTLIDTGGFEPQSQERLLQQMREQSQLAIEEADLIVFLLDVQQGLTPADQEVAAMLRRVDKPVLFAINKVDGERQEQAAAEFYALGVEELFTVSAEHGLGINDLVANILDRLPSAPGPAAAEEVTRIAVIGRPNVGKSSLVNRLLGFERVVANPVAGTTRDSIDTAFVYNRKPYLLIDTAGIRRKGKVSQKLEKFSVVQALKALERAHVVIMVIDAVEGVTEQDLTVAGYAHEQGRALMLVVNKWDAVEKDNQTLGRFVEDIRINFKFLPYAPILFVSALTGQRVAKIMAEIEKVAAEYNRQVTTGELNKALEMAVTAHPPAMHQGRRLKIFYATQVGVRPPSFMIFVSKAEGFHFSYERYLTNKIREAFGFQGTPIRLIFRDRERR; encoded by the coding sequence ATGCCCGTAGTTGCCATCGTCGGCCGCCCCAATGTCGGCAAATCGACTCTGTTCAATCGCATTTTCGGCCGGCGAAAAGCTCTCGTCGAGGATTTTCCCGGCGTCACTCGCGATCGAAATTATGCCGAAGTAACACGCTTTGAGCGGCCGTTTACCCTCATTGATACCGGCGGATTCGAGCCGCAATCGCAGGAACGACTGCTACAGCAGATGCGCGAACAATCGCAGTTGGCCATCGAGGAGGCAGACCTCATTGTTTTTCTTCTCGATGTGCAACAGGGCCTGACGCCTGCGGACCAGGAGGTTGCGGCGATGTTGCGGCGGGTTGACAAGCCTGTGCTCTTCGCGATCAACAAGGTCGATGGTGAGCGCCAGGAACAGGCTGCCGCCGAATTTTATGCCTTGGGTGTCGAAGAGCTTTTTACCGTTTCAGCAGAGCATGGTCTGGGAATCAATGATCTGGTGGCGAACATTCTCGACCGGCTTCCGTCTGCGCCCGGGCCGGCCGCTGCCGAAGAAGTCACCCGCATTGCGGTGATCGGGCGGCCCAATGTCGGCAAGTCGAGTCTGGTCAACCGCCTTCTGGGTTTCGAACGCGTGGTGGCCAATCCCGTGGCCGGCACCACGCGCGACAGCATCGATACCGCTTTTGTCTATAACCGCAAGCCCTACCTTCTGATCGATACCGCCGGGATCCGACGCAAGGGCAAGGTGAGTCAGAAACTCGAAAAGTTCAGTGTGGTGCAGGCGCTCAAAGCCCTTGAGCGTGCCCACGTTGTGATTATGGTGATCGACGCCGTCGAGGGCGTAACCGAACAGGACTTAACAGTTGCCGGCTATGCCCATGAGCAGGGCAGGGCGCTGATGCTGGTGGTCAATAAGTGGGACGCCGTCGAAAAGGACAATCAGACCCTGGGTCGGTTTGTCGAGGACATTCGCATCAATTTTAAGTTTCTTCCCTACGCTCCCATTTTGTTTGTTTCCGCTCTGACCGGTCAGCGGGTTGCAAAAATCATGGCTGAAATCGAAAAGGTTGCCGCGGAATACAATCGCCAGGTGACCACGGGAGAGCTCAATAAGGCGCTGGAAATGGCCGTCACCGCTCACCCGCCGGCAATGCACCAGGGAAGACGCCTTAAAATTTTCTATGCCACCCAGGTTGGTGTGCGTCCCCCGTCTTTTATGATTTTTGTATCCAAGGCTGAAGGTTTTCACTTTTCCTATGAACGATATTTGACCAACAAAATCCGCGAAGCCTTTGGTTTTCAAGGAACCCCTATCCGGCTGATCTTTCGGGACCGGGAGCGCAGATAG
- the era gene encoding GTPase Era, with product MIEQPEEQETLRSGFVGIIGRPNVGKSTLLNRVLGQKISITSNKPQTTRNRILGICNRPGEQMLFLDTPGIHQARGPLHRYMVEQALSTCGGVDLALYLIEATSGPLRRADEVLERVAACGRPLFLVINKIDQVPRPRLLEIIESYRSHDFAETIPVSALTGEGVDGLLQTIGRYLPEGPRYYPSDQVTDLPERFIVAEFIREKVMRLTRDEIPYGCAVEVESFTEKPEKNLVVIEAVIHVEREAHKRIVIGNKGAMLRNIGSEARKSIEALLGARVFLEVFVRVQKDWTRSERLVRDLGYE from the coding sequence ATGATCGAACAGCCTGAAGAACAAGAAACCCTGCGTTCTGGATTCGTGGGGATTATCGGCCGTCCCAACGTGGGTAAATCGACCCTGCTCAACCGGGTCCTCGGGCAGAAGATTTCCATCACCTCGAATAAGCCGCAGACCACCCGCAATCGCATTCTCGGCATCTGCAACCGTCCCGGTGAACAGATGCTGTTCCTTGACACACCCGGGATCCATCAGGCCCGCGGACCCTTGCATCGCTACATGGTAGAACAGGCACTGAGTACCTGCGGCGGAGTTGACCTGGCGCTTTATCTCATTGAGGCGACATCCGGCCCTTTGCGGCGCGCCGACGAAGTGCTGGAGAGAGTCGCCGCCTGCGGTCGCCCGTTGTTTCTGGTGATCAATAAGATCGACCAGGTGCCGCGTCCGCGGTTGCTGGAGATCATCGAATCCTATCGTAGTCATGATTTTGCCGAGACGATACCGGTGTCGGCCCTGACCGGTGAAGGAGTTGATGGTCTGCTGCAGACCATCGGGCGTTATCTGCCCGAAGGTCCGCGCTACTATCCGAGCGACCAGGTGACTGATCTGCCCGAGCGCTTTATCGTGGCGGAATTCATTCGTGAAAAGGTCATGCGCCTGACCCGCGACGAGATTCCCTATGGCTGCGCGGTGGAAGTGGAATCATTCACGGAGAAACCCGAGAAAAATCTCGTGGTCATCGAGGCGGTTATCCATGTCGAGCGCGAAGCACACAAGCGCATCGTCATTGGTAACAAAGGCGCGATGCTGCGCAATATCGGCAGCGAGGCGCGCAAGTCCATCGAAGCTCTGCTCGGTGCCCGGGTATTTCTCGAAGTGTTCGTGCGCGTGCAGAAAGATTGGACCCGCTCCGAGCGACTGGTGCGTGATTTAGGGTACGAATAA
- the rnc gene encoding ribonuclease III, which produces MNEHSQVDALQSRIGYQFGDSQLLQVALTHKSYANEQGDSTWSYNERLEFLGDAVLGLAVSQYVFETFSALSEGEMSRIRSEVVSESCLAAIARRLELGGHLLLGRGEERSGGRNKSSLLANVLEALFGAVFCDGGFAAARQTIHRLLADEIVQSARRKAGIDYKTRLQEHFQKTFGRTPVYHLVGSSGPDHDRLYRVEVLFDGDVIGSGEGSTKKRAEQLAAGAALNTMNIDG; this is translated from the coding sequence ATGAACGAACATAGTCAAGTAGACGCTCTGCAGTCACGCATTGGCTACCAATTCGGTGATTCGCAGCTGTTGCAGGTTGCCTTGACCCATAAATCCTACGCCAACGAGCAGGGCGATTCGACCTGGTCCTACAATGAGCGGCTCGAATTTCTTGGTGACGCGGTTCTCGGTTTGGCCGTGAGCCAGTATGTCTTTGAGACTTTTTCGGCGTTGAGCGAAGGTGAAATGAGTCGCATTCGCTCCGAAGTGGTCAGTGAATCCTGTCTGGCCGCGATTGCCCGCCGACTCGAACTGGGGGGGCACCTGCTTCTTGGTCGCGGCGAGGAACGCAGCGGTGGACGCAATAAGTCCAGTCTGCTGGCCAATGTCCTGGAAGCGCTCTTTGGTGCCGTGTTTTGCGATGGTGGTTTTGCCGCGGCGCGTCAAACTATCCACAGGTTGCTTGCAGATGAGATTGTCCAGAGTGCCCGGCGCAAAGCCGGCATCGATTACAAGACCCGTCTGCAGGAGCATTTCCAGAAAACCTTTGGCCGCACGCCTGTATATCATCTCGTCGGGTCGAGCGGCCCGGACCATGACCGGCTCTACCGGGTCGAGGTTTTGTTCGATGGAGATGTGATCGGCTCCGGCGAGGGTTCCACCAAAAAGCGTGCCGAGCAGCTTGCCGCCGGCGCTGCACTAAATACCATGAATATTGACGGATGA
- a CDS encoding response regulator: MSKKILITEDSPTMRAMICATLEALGEFDIFEAPNGFEALRMLPREKFDLVITDINMPDINGLELVSFIKRNDQYKAIPLVIVSTEGSERDREKGLKLGADAYLVKPFSPEELQKLVKKYLS; this comes from the coding sequence GTGTCTAAAAAAATACTTATTACCGAAGACTCGCCCACCATGCGGGCGATGATTTGCGCCACGCTCGAAGCGTTGGGTGAATTTGATATATTCGAAGCTCCCAATGGTTTCGAGGCGCTGCGCATGCTCCCGAGGGAAAAGTTCGACCTGGTGATCACAGACATCAATATGCCGGATATCAATGGCCTTGAACTGGTGAGTTTCATAAAACGAAACGATCAGTACAAGGCCATTCCTTTGGTTATCGTCAGTACCGAGGGCAGTGAGCGAGACCGAGAAAAGGGTTTGAAGCTTGGCGCCGATGCGTACTTGGTCAAACCTTTTTCGCCGGAAGAATTGCAGAAACTGGTAAAGAAGTACCTATCTTAA